One genomic segment of Sanyastnella coralliicola includes these proteins:
- a CDS encoding glycine--tRNA ligase, whose protein sequence is MAQDDKLKKVIGHAKEYGFVFPSSEIYDGLSAAYDYGQLGVELKNNIKNYWWTAMVKMHENIVGLDASIFMHPTTWKASGHVDAFNDPLIDNKDSKKRYRADVLIEEHVGKIEAKIMKDVTKAKKRFGDAFDEKQFRETNPNVLRRQTQIDDINARFKTAMDNEDLAGVKQLIEDLEIADPETGSRNWTDVRQFNLMFKTELGAVSGDSGVIYLRPETAQGIFVNFLNVQKTGRMKIPFGIAQIGKAFRNEIIARQFIFRMREFEQMEMQFFIKPGTQGEWYDYWKNQRIKWHQKLGIGEDFYRFHDHIKLAHYADAACDIEFNFPMGFKELEGIHSRTDFDLKSHEEHSGKKLQYFDPEENKNYVPYVIETSIGLDRMFLAVLSSSFNEEKLEDGNERTVLNIPPALAPVKAAVLPLVKKDGLPEKAREILRDLQFDFNCQYDEKDAIGRRYRRQDAIGTPYCITVDHDTLEDNMVTIRERDGMTQDRVAIADVHKIIAERVSLRKLLGE, encoded by the coding sequence ATGGCACAAGACGATAAGCTCAAGAAAGTAATTGGCCACGCAAAAGAGTATGGCTTCGTATTTCCGAGTAGTGAAATTTATGACGGACTCAGCGCCGCGTATGACTACGGTCAGCTTGGGGTTGAACTCAAGAATAACATTAAGAACTACTGGTGGACAGCCATGGTGAAGATGCATGAGAACATCGTTGGACTTGATGCCTCGATCTTCATGCACCCAACTACCTGGAAAGCTTCAGGACACGTTGATGCGTTCAATGATCCGTTGATCGATAACAAAGATTCGAAGAAACGTTACCGCGCTGATGTCTTGATCGAAGAGCATGTAGGCAAGATTGAAGCGAAGATCATGAAAGACGTGACCAAGGCGAAAAAGCGTTTTGGTGATGCCTTTGATGAAAAGCAGTTCCGTGAAACGAACCCGAATGTGTTGCGTCGTCAGACTCAAATTGACGACATCAATGCGCGTTTCAAAACAGCGATGGACAATGAAGACCTCGCCGGGGTGAAGCAGTTGATTGAAGACCTTGAGATTGCAGATCCTGAAACAGGGAGCCGTAACTGGACAGACGTTCGTCAGTTCAACTTGATGTTCAAGACGGAGCTCGGAGCAGTATCAGGAGATAGCGGGGTGATCTACCTTCGTCCGGAAACGGCGCAAGGGATCTTCGTGAACTTCTTGAACGTGCAGAAGACCGGTCGTATGAAGATTCCTTTCGGAATTGCTCAGATTGGTAAGGCCTTCCGTAACGAGATCATCGCACGTCAGTTCATCTTCCGTATGCGTGAGTTTGAACAGATGGAGATGCAATTCTTTATCAAGCCTGGAACGCAAGGTGAATGGTACGATTACTGGAAAAACCAGCGTATCAAGTGGCACCAGAAACTAGGCATAGGAGAAGATTTCTACCGCTTCCATGACCACATCAAGTTGGCACACTACGCTGATGCTGCTTGTGATATCGAATTCAACTTCCCTATGGGCTTCAAAGAGTTGGAGGGAATCCACAGTCGTACTGACTTCGACTTGAAGAGCCACGAAGAACACAGTGGTAAGAAGCTTCAATACTTTGATCCAGAAGAAAACAAGAACTACGTACCGTACGTGATCGAGACCTCGATCGGACTTGACCGTATGTTCCTCGCTGTATTGAGCTCTTCTTTCAACGAAGAGAAACTGGAAGATGGAAATGAACGAACAGTCCTAAATATTCCACCTGCGTTGGCGCCAGTGAAAGCGGCTGTACTTCCATTGGTGAAGAAAGACGGACTTCCAGAAAAAGCGCGTGAAATCTTACGTGATCTACAGTTCGATTTCAACTGCCAGTACGACGAGAAAGACGCGATCGGTCGTCGTTACCGTCGTCAAGATGCGATTGGAACTCCATACTGTATCACCGTTGACCACGACACCTTGGAAGACAACATGGTCACGATTCGTGAGCGTGATGGTATGACACAAGACCGTGTGGCCATTGCTGATGTGCACAAGATCATCGCTGAACGCGTGTCGCTTCGCAAGTTGCTAGGCGAATAA
- a CDS encoding paraquat-inducible protein A → MDFLRNTLAIALFISTCFFSWKTWQVETFRRSLKADAVELSHIKYGLFNVDEWKIVAAEIVEKKVNEFEITEGNREEVIQRTEEILRQLIDEVEKVLREENKKSLGGMFRQLASDILVPFSDVRKGIPQYAEMIVDRLNDPETKGEIKDLLIEKIDEFADETVGEMDYSILNEILVRHQQENREDCLLYLEETSVKAKANSRAFVIGLAASVIALLILVFTGAKSQIERLCFSLSAFALLAGGVTLPMIDIEATITEFSFLLIGEPVSFQDQVLFFQSKSILEVVMIMTEQGDAPLMVVALLIFSFSILMPLLKLIFTMIAQVRQHIPKSKFIRFFLFRSAKWSMADVMVVSLFMAFIGFSGVINSQLTQLERESGTLEVFTTNNSTLQLGFYLFTAYALIGLLLGYSFKRSELAQH, encoded by the coding sequence GTGGACTTTCTTCGAAACACCCTTGCGATTGCCCTATTCATTTCCACCTGCTTCTTTTCTTGGAAGACCTGGCAGGTAGAGACGTTTCGTCGTTCCCTGAAGGCGGATGCGGTGGAGCTCAGCCACATCAAATACGGTCTTTTCAATGTCGACGAATGGAAAATCGTGGCGGCAGAGATCGTAGAGAAAAAGGTCAATGAATTCGAAATCACGGAAGGGAATCGCGAAGAGGTTATACAGCGAACGGAAGAGATCCTTCGCCAGCTCATTGATGAGGTAGAAAAGGTACTGAGGGAGGAGAATAAGAAGTCGTTAGGAGGGATGTTTCGGCAGCTAGCCTCGGATATTCTCGTTCCCTTCAGCGATGTTCGAAAGGGAATTCCTCAATATGCCGAAATGATTGTCGATCGCTTGAATGATCCTGAAACCAAAGGAGAAATCAAGGATTTATTGATCGAAAAAATCGATGAGTTCGCCGATGAAACGGTAGGAGAGATGGACTACTCCATCTTGAATGAGATCTTAGTCCGACATCAACAAGAAAACCGAGAAGACTGCCTGCTTTACCTCGAAGAAACAAGCGTCAAAGCGAAGGCCAATTCACGTGCCTTTGTGATTGGTTTGGCGGCGTCTGTTATCGCCTTGTTGATCCTCGTTTTCACGGGGGCGAAGAGTCAAATTGAACGGTTGTGCTTCAGCTTGTCGGCCTTCGCCTTATTGGCTGGAGGTGTCACCTTACCCATGATCGATATCGAGGCGACAATCACGGAGTTTAGCTTTTTGTTGATAGGGGAACCAGTCAGCTTTCAAGACCAGGTCTTGTTCTTCCAAAGCAAGAGTATTCTGGAAGTGGTGATGATCATGACTGAACAGGGGGATGCGCCGCTGATGGTAGTCGCCTTGTTAATCTTCTCGTTTAGTATTCTGATGCCGCTCTTGAAGCTGATTTTTACGATGATCGCACAAGTGCGCCAGCACATTCCTAAAAGCAAGTTCATTCGCTTTTTCCTCTTTCGATCTGCGAAATGGAGCATGGCCGATGTGATGGTGGTATCGCTCTTTATGGCCTTTATCGGATTTAGTGGGGTCATCAACAGCCAACTGACTCAATTGGAGCGTGAAAGCGGCACCTTAGAGGTGTTCACCACCAACAATTCAACTCTTCAGTTGGGCTTCTATTTATTCACCGCTTATGCCCTCATTGGCTTGTTGCTCGGGTATAGTTTTAAGCGGAGTGAGCTGGCTCAACACTAA
- a CDS encoding serine hydrolase → MKSLLSLCLILLPCALFSQLADYYPPNDSEEWDTIGMDALGWCEDELDTLISFLDDRNSKAFIVLHQGRIVIEEYFDEFNEDSLWVWNSAGKTVTAFTVGMAQEEGFLDINDPTSNYLGEGWTSLTPEQEQAITVWNQLTMTSGLDDGVNDVFCTDPECLQFLESPGDRWAYHNGPYTLLTEVIEEAVGMNYNLYTFSKLDDIGMSGFYAPIGFNRIYLSDARDMARFGLMIENNGYWDGDFIMDDTDSFQAMVTPSQELNESYGYLWWLNGQDSHLLPGLQLELPGPIVPSAPDDMIAAIGKDSQLINVVSSEDLVVIRMGASPDNSLVPTNFSIELWELLSNVICSDVAIAESDIPTWKIYPNPAQDQLTIQGIQGAISWELRNAVGQLTAAGNQASIDLSSFTPGLYFLTIDGSTQRVIVQ, encoded by the coding sequence ATGAAATCCCTCCTCTCTCTGTGCCTCATCCTACTCCCGTGTGCGCTCTTTTCTCAGTTGGCAGATTACTACCCGCCGAATGATTCAGAGGAATGGGATACGATTGGCATGGACGCTTTGGGGTGGTGCGAGGATGAGTTAGACACCCTGATCTCTTTTCTGGATGATCGCAATTCAAAGGCATTCATTGTACTGCATCAAGGAAGAATTGTCATTGAAGAGTACTTCGATGAATTCAACGAAGACAGCCTGTGGGTCTGGAATTCAGCAGGAAAGACAGTGACTGCCTTTACGGTTGGAATGGCGCAAGAAGAAGGGTTTTTGGATATCAATGACCCTACGAGTAATTATCTGGGAGAAGGTTGGACTAGCCTCACGCCTGAACAAGAACAAGCCATTACCGTTTGGAATCAGTTGACCATGACCAGTGGATTGGATGACGGAGTGAATGATGTCTTTTGTACAGACCCTGAGTGTCTTCAGTTTTTGGAGTCGCCGGGTGATCGCTGGGCGTATCATAACGGTCCGTACACGCTCTTGACTGAAGTGATTGAAGAGGCGGTAGGCATGAACTACAACCTCTACACTTTTTCGAAGCTTGATGACATTGGCATGTCTGGGTTCTATGCGCCGATTGGATTCAACCGCATCTACCTTTCCGATGCGCGCGACATGGCCCGTTTCGGATTGATGATTGAGAACAATGGCTATTGGGATGGCGACTTCATTATGGATGACACGGATTCTTTTCAAGCTATGGTGACGCCTTCGCAGGAGCTGAATGAGAGCTACGGGTATTTGTGGTGGCTGAACGGACAAGATTCTCACTTGCTCCCTGGACTGCAGCTCGAGTTGCCGGGGCCTATTGTTCCTTCTGCTCCAGATGATATGATCGCGGCCATCGGCAAAGACTCGCAATTGATCAATGTGGTGAGTTCTGAAGACTTGGTGGTCATTCGCATGGGCGCATCGCCTGATAATTCATTGGTTCCGACCAACTTTAGCATTGAGTTGTGGGAGTTGTTGAGTAATGTGATTTGTTCTGATGTCGCTATCGCGGAATCGGATATTCCTACTTGGAAGATCTATCCCAATCCAGCTCAAGATCAACTGACAATCCAAGGTATTCAAGGAGCGATTTCTTGGGAGCTTCGTAATGCGGTTGGTCAACTCACCGCCGCTGGAAACCAAGCCAGTATTGATTTGTCTTCATTCACCCCGGGACTTTATTTCTTAACGATTGATGGCAGCACGCAACGGGTGATCGTGCAATAA
- a CDS encoding pseudouridine synthase encodes MNKRGRSDRSRNNTSKPFAKGKQGGKGKPAGKPGGKPGGKLAGKRAPEKKVRKTAAENEPIRLNRYLSNSGICSRREADVLISTGVVTINDEIVTELGTKVYPGDVVKYDGARIRPDKKRYILLNKPKNFEVTVKDALGRRTVMELVKNATKEPIYPIGKLERQTTGLLLFTNDPDIQARLTDPKQGVRTLFHVTLKEKVRQLHLDKIRQGIELEKGFIKVVAADYVGDGENHHEIGIEIYAAKNNVVADLFKHFGYQIQKLDRVMFAGLTKKDLPRGKWRELSKEEVGFLFMSR; translated from the coding sequence ATGAACAAAAGAGGACGATCAGATCGCAGCCGCAACAACACTTCGAAGCCCTTTGCAAAGGGCAAGCAAGGTGGTAAAGGCAAACCAGCTGGAAAGCCAGGAGGCAAACCGGGAGGTAAGCTTGCTGGAAAGCGTGCACCAGAAAAGAAAGTGCGAAAGACCGCTGCTGAAAACGAGCCGATTCGTCTGAATCGCTACCTCTCGAATAGCGGAATCTGTTCCCGCCGTGAGGCCGATGTACTCATCAGCACAGGTGTCGTAACCATCAATGATGAAATCGTTACTGAACTCGGTACCAAAGTATACCCTGGCGATGTGGTGAAGTACGACGGTGCGCGCATTCGTCCAGATAAGAAGCGTTACATCCTATTGAACAAGCCGAAGAACTTCGAGGTAACCGTGAAGGATGCTCTCGGACGTCGAACGGTGATGGAATTGGTGAAAAACGCGACCAAAGAACCGATCTACCCAATCGGTAAACTAGAGCGTCAAACCACAGGATTGTTGCTCTTTACCAACGACCCTGACATTCAAGCTCGCCTGACTGACCCTAAGCAAGGGGTGCGTACGTTGTTCCATGTTACGCTGAAGGAAAAGGTGCGTCAATTGCACTTGGATAAGATCAGACAAGGAATTGAACTTGAAAAAGGATTCATCAAGGTAGTGGCCGCTGATTACGTTGGAGATGGTGAGAATCATCACGAAATCGGCATCGAGATCTACGCCGCGAAAAACAATGTGGTCGCTGATCTTTTCAAGCACTTCGGATACCAAATCCAGAAGTTGGATCGCGTGATGTTCGCCGGTCTAACCAAGAAAGATCTTCCACGAGGAAAATGGCGCGAACTCTCGAAAGAAGAAGTCGGATTCTTGTTCATGTCGCGCTAA
- a CDS encoding DUF1361 domain-containing protein: MPLHRHPVFRSLVAVGFPAVLGIFLLIGRYFTTGSTMFFFLVWNLFLAGIPLALAVFLRFSNRAQKRWIFYPTLGAWLLFLPNAPYILTDLLHLRTKTAAPVWYDLTVILSFAWSGLLAGYYSLRWIQDLIVSRFRGRVWVGWSFAFLTIFASSYGIYLGRFLRWNSWDVLNAPGLLAQDIIHSLTLGGEMLKTYGFTLSFGMLLMFMYVLPQLRPSSRKVHRA, translated from the coding sequence ATGCCTCTTCATCGACATCCAGTATTCCGCAGCCTAGTAGCTGTTGGATTTCCTGCTGTATTAGGAATCTTTCTTTTAATCGGACGCTACTTCACTACAGGAAGTACCATGTTCTTTTTCTTAGTCTGGAACTTATTCTTAGCCGGAATTCCTTTGGCTTTGGCCGTGTTCCTTCGCTTTTCGAATCGAGCACAGAAACGATGGATCTTCTATCCTACCCTGGGGGCTTGGCTGCTTTTCCTTCCGAATGCACCCTACATCCTCACTGACTTGCTGCACTTGCGCACCAAAACTGCAGCGCCTGTTTGGTACGACTTGACCGTGATTCTTTCATTCGCATGGTCAGGACTTTTGGCTGGATACTACTCGCTCCGCTGGATTCAAGATTTGATCGTATCTCGTTTCAGAGGTCGCGTTTGGGTGGGATGGAGCTTTGCATTCTTGACCATTTTCGCCTCGTCATACGGTATCTACCTCGGACGTTTCCTTCGTTGGAATAGCTGGGATGTGTTGAATGCTCCTGGCTTGCTAGCACAGGATATTATTCACTCACTAACCCTTGGTGGTGAGATGCTGAAGACCTACGGATTTACCTTGAGCTTCGGTATGCTGCTTATGTTCATGTACGTATTACCGCAACTCAGACCAAGCTCGCGCAAAGTTCATAGAGCATGA
- the purS gene encoding phosphoribosylformylglycinamidine synthase subunit PurS, which translates to MKFRAEIDIMPLEALLDPQGKAVSNNMKNIGLEEIDNVRIGKHITLQVEADSQAIAEEKVDEACKKLLCNQIMEYYSFRVSEMQEA; encoded by the coding sequence ATGAAATTTCGCGCTGAAATCGACATCATGCCACTAGAGGCACTACTTGACCCTCAAGGGAAAGCTGTATCCAACAACATGAAGAATATTGGTCTGGAAGAGATCGACAATGTTCGTATCGGTAAGCACATTACGCTGCAAGTAGAAGCTGATTCTCAGGCTATCGCCGAAGAAAAGGTGGATGAAGCATGTAAGAAACTCCTATGTAACCAGATCATGGAGTACTACAGCTTCCGCGTTAGCGAAATGCAGGAGGCTTAA
- a CDS encoding CDP-alcohol phosphatidyltransferase family protein, producing MRGLIPNAFTMGNLLCGCLAIMSLYEHDNDPMVFIGLLILAAFLDLFDGLFARLLGVGSEMGKQLDSLADAVTFGIAPALMVVELLLDDTDGNGLALGGLLLAVASIYRLAKFNVDTRQSDSFIGLPTPSNALFWIAMLGMWSEGTISVGQIPIWGWLIMIVLMSWFMISEIPLISLKFKHLRYRGNEPRFFLIIGGIITLSLCWILANSYFLAVPIILLLYLLISLWDRKNHQNEISR from the coding sequence ATGCGCGGACTCATCCCAAATGCTTTTACCATGGGCAACCTCTTGTGTGGTTGCTTAGCGATTATGTCGTTGTACGAGCATGACAATGACCCGATGGTTTTCATTGGGTTGTTGATTCTGGCTGCTTTCCTTGACCTTTTCGACGGACTCTTTGCCCGCCTTTTAGGAGTGGGGAGTGAAATGGGAAAACAGCTTGATTCTCTGGCCGATGCGGTGACCTTCGGAATTGCCCCAGCCCTCATGGTTGTGGAGTTACTACTCGATGACACCGATGGCAACGGGCTAGCACTAGGAGGACTTCTACTCGCTGTAGCGTCCATCTACCGCCTGGCCAAATTCAATGTAGACACTCGCCAATCCGATAGCTTTATCGGGCTTCCAACTCCTTCAAACGCTCTCTTTTGGATCGCCATGCTAGGCATGTGGTCAGAGGGCACGATTTCGGTAGGGCAGATTCCCATCTGGGGTTGGCTCATCATGATCGTTCTGATGAGTTGGTTTATGATTTCTGAGATTCCTTTGATCTCTTTGAAGTTTAAGCATCTTCGCTACCGCGGAAACGAACCACGGTTCTTCTTGATCATCGGTGGAATCATCACCTTGAGTTTGTGTTGGATTCTTGCTAACAGCTATTTCCTAGCTGTCCCGATTATTCTACTTTTGTACCTGCTGATCTCGCTGTGGGATCGTAAAAACCATCAGAATGAAATTTCGCGCTGA
- a CDS encoding phosphoglycerate kinase, giving the protein MASITDYDFNGKRALIRVDFNVPLNDQFEVTDNTRIRAAIPTIKHILDNGGSVVLMSHLGRPKGHDDAFSMRHIVSEVEKLLGHSVTFAGDCISNEAKSKTSVAKPGEVFLLDNLRFHKEEKEGDEFFAGQLAEHGDVYLNDAFGTAHRAHASTAVIARFFPHDKLFGFVMENEIKNIEKVLGDAQKPVTAIVGGAKVSSKITILANLLDKVDHILIGGGMAYTFLKAQGGDTGSSLVEDDFLDKAREINASAESKGVQIHIPADSVVADKFDNEANTQVVASNAIAEGWMGLDIADQAIEAYKNVLTESKTILWNGPMGVFEMSSFAKGTEAIARHLAEVTKNGAFTLIGGGDSVAAINKFELADQVSYVSTGGGAMLEYLEGKVLPGIAAIRS; this is encoded by the coding sequence ATGGCATCGATTACCGACTACGATTTCAATGGAAAACGCGCCCTGATTCGCGTTGATTTCAATGTTCCGCTGAACGACCAATTTGAAGTGACTGATAATACGCGTATCCGAGCTGCGATTCCTACGATCAAACACATCTTGGATAACGGAGGAAGCGTGGTGTTGATGTCGCACTTGGGTCGTCCGAAAGGACATGATGATGCCTTTTCGATGCGCCACATTGTAAGTGAAGTAGAAAAGCTTCTCGGTCATTCGGTGACCTTCGCCGGTGATTGCATCAGCAATGAAGCCAAGTCGAAAACGTCGGTTGCGAAGCCAGGTGAAGTATTCTTGCTTGACAACCTTCGCTTCCACAAAGAAGAAAAAGAAGGCGATGAATTTTTCGCTGGCCAGCTAGCTGAACACGGAGATGTCTACTTGAACGATGCCTTCGGAACAGCGCACCGTGCCCATGCCAGTACGGCGGTGATTGCGCGATTCTTCCCGCACGATAAGCTCTTCGGTTTCGTGATGGAAAATGAGATCAAGAACATCGAAAAAGTTCTTGGTGACGCACAAAAGCCGGTAACCGCGATCGTAGGTGGTGCGAAGGTTTCTTCGAAAATCACCATCCTCGCTAACCTGCTTGACAAGGTTGATCACATCCTGATCGGTGGGGGCATGGCTTACACCTTCCTTAAGGCGCAAGGCGGTGACACGGGTTCTAGTCTGGTTGAAGATGACTTCCTTGATAAGGCGCGTGAGATTAACGCTAGCGCGGAATCGAAAGGGGTTCAAATCCACATTCCTGCTGACTCTGTAGTCGCTGATAAGTTTGACAACGAAGCCAATACACAGGTGGTAGCTTCTAACGCTATCGCGGAAGGATGGATGGGCCTTGACATCGCTGATCAAGCGATTGAAGCGTACAAGAATGTGCTGACTGAAAGCAAGACCATCCTTTGGAATGGACCAATGGGTGTATTCGAGATGTCTTCGTTCGCCAAAGGAACCGAAGCGATTGCACGACACCTTGCTGAAGTCACTAAAAACGGAGCCTTCACCTTGATTGGTGGTGGTGATTCTGTCGCTGCGATCAACAAGTTTGAACTCGCTGATCAAGTGTCATATGTGAGTACAGGAGGAGGCGCAATGCTCGAGTACCTGGAAGGAAAAGTGCTTCCTGGAATCGCAGCAATCCGCTCGTAA
- a CDS encoding gliding motility-associated C-terminal domain-containing protein translates to MNRILLFFLLLAPLSSFATHIVGGEMQYTHMGGDEYQVTLIIYRDCGPTNTNGTYFDALASVGIYRDGSLFQNLLMNLNDADVSELPVAVDNPCAVVPPDVCVDRAVYVETVTLPAWPTGYTLTHQRCCRNPSIINIQMPEETGATFWTQIPGTDLVSSNSNPVFTAIPPVALCAGDEFVFDHSAFDADGDQLLYSFCTPLLGGSFFEPTPSPPPPAPYTDITWAAGFSNDNQITADPAFVIDPVTGIIVGTPTEPGQYVFGICVEEYRDGVLLSTTNRDFQMNVVACGLTTVSSIQTSPPCSGLDIPFGNNSFGGEEFSWDFGVEDIDTDVSNEFEPEYTYPDTGTYEVTLIVNPGTECADTSLQTIYAYDNIEALFEVSGGECVGGGREFFIDAQSTTFNGVDFFWDFGNANPATSVEEDPGSVILLDPGEQSITLTLNFLECESSLEVPLDVEPFPVAIIEKQDNFCGGLELTLGNNSTNATDYFWFFGHPEPNSTSAEESPTHTWPDYGTYYVTLIADPGTACADSLVTPIEILPPDPIDLLYSIQVPGPCDEDTEVSLLYAGSGADEIEWDMGDGSFYETDQVDHEYENSGEYTVIITAYNTLCDFEETAESTVYYDPDVLDLPLALPNVFSPNGDSKNEFYRPYFEVEPGEPFTDYTNNRNVFDYLEVWEILIYNRWGALVYDSTGGTEQWDGRIAGDLASEGTYYAVITYQRKCLDSAPIQTGQHFSLMR, encoded by the coding sequence ATGAACCGCATTCTACTGTTTTTCTTGCTGCTTGCTCCATTGAGCTCTTTTGCCACCCACATTGTCGGAGGTGAAATGCAGTACACCCATATGGGCGGAGATGAGTACCAGGTTACCCTGATCATTTACCGCGATTGTGGTCCGACGAATACCAATGGCACTTACTTTGATGCCCTCGCAAGCGTAGGGATTTATCGTGACGGTTCGCTATTTCAGAACCTGCTTATGAACCTCAATGACGCTGACGTCAGTGAGCTCCCGGTGGCAGTTGACAACCCTTGCGCCGTTGTACCACCAGACGTATGTGTTGACCGCGCAGTTTATGTAGAAACAGTCACCTTACCTGCTTGGCCCACAGGATATACCCTGACTCATCAACGCTGTTGCCGTAACCCGTCCATCATCAACATTCAAATGCCGGAAGAAACAGGGGCTACCTTCTGGACACAAATCCCAGGAACAGATTTGGTGAGCTCGAATAGCAACCCGGTGTTCACGGCCATCCCGCCTGTAGCGCTGTGTGCAGGAGATGAGTTTGTGTTCGACCACTCGGCTTTTGATGCTGACGGAGACCAGCTCTTGTACAGCTTCTGTACCCCGCTCTTGGGAGGTTCATTCTTTGAACCTACTCCTAGTCCGCCGCCACCTGCGCCATACACTGACATTACATGGGCTGCTGGATTTAGCAACGACAATCAAATCACAGCTGACCCGGCCTTCGTCATAGATCCGGTCACGGGTATTATCGTGGGTACACCAACAGAACCCGGCCAATACGTCTTCGGGATTTGTGTAGAAGAATACCGTGATGGCGTGCTCCTAAGCACTACCAATCGCGACTTTCAAATGAACGTGGTGGCCTGTGGATTGACCACGGTTTCGTCTATTCAAACGTCTCCGCCTTGTTCAGGACTTGATATTCCATTCGGCAACAACTCGTTCGGTGGTGAAGAATTCTCCTGGGATTTCGGCGTGGAAGACATCGACACCGACGTTTCGAATGAGTTCGAACCTGAGTACACTTATCCAGATACCGGGACCTATGAAGTGACGTTGATTGTGAATCCCGGAACAGAGTGCGCTGATACTTCGCTTCAGACCATTTACGCCTATGACAATATTGAGGCACTCTTCGAAGTTTCCGGAGGTGAATGTGTCGGCGGTGGTAGGGAGTTCTTTATTGATGCCCAGTCGACCACCTTCAACGGCGTTGATTTCTTCTGGGATTTTGGGAATGCGAATCCTGCCACTAGCGTGGAAGAGGACCCTGGCTCAGTGATCTTACTTGACCCGGGAGAGCAAAGCATCACCCTGACCTTGAATTTCTTGGAATGCGAGAGCAGTCTAGAGGTTCCATTAGATGTAGAGCCTTTTCCAGTGGCCATTATCGAGAAACAAGACAATTTCTGCGGGGGTCTAGAGCTCACGCTCGGAAATAACTCTACCAATGCCACTGACTATTTCTGGTTCTTCGGTCACCCGGAACCAAATAGCACTTCAGCAGAAGAATCACCAACGCACACTTGGCCTGATTACGGAACCTACTATGTCACCCTCATCGCTGATCCTGGAACGGCATGCGCCGATTCACTGGTGACACCGATCGAGATCCTACCTCCGGATCCTATTGATTTGCTCTACAGCATTCAAGTTCCAGGACCCTGTGACGAAGACACCGAAGTATCGCTGCTCTATGCGGGAAGCGGTGCCGATGAAATTGAATGGGACATGGGAGACGGATCCTTCTATGAAACGGACCAAGTAGATCACGAGTACGAAAACAGCGGTGAGTACACCGTCATTATCACTGCCTACAACACCCTTTGTGATTTCGAAGAGACTGCAGAATCAACGGTGTATTACGACCCTGATGTCTTAGACCTTCCCTTGGCCTTACCGAACGTCTTCTCACCAAATGGTGACAGTAAGAACGAATTCTATCGTCCGTATTTCGAAGTGGAGCCGGGTGAACCATTCACTGATTACACGAACAATCGCAATGTCTTCGACTACCTCGAAGTGTGGGAGATCCTCATCTACAATCGTTGGGGTGCCTTGGTCTACGATAGCACTGGCGGCACAGAGCAATGGGACGGACGAATAGCAGGTGACCTGGCCTCAGAAGGAACCTACTACGCTGTGATCACGTACCAGCGCAAGTGCCTTGATTCGGCCCCCATTCAGACAGGGCAGCACTTCTCGCTGATGCGCTAA
- a CDS encoding YraN family protein, with protein sequence MRTTKEIGDEGEEMAAAYLHEKGFVILEEKWRFGRVEVDLIAQKGNVISFVEVKLRKNAWAGQPWEFVTTSKQRSIIKAADRYVQWKVNFDPEIRFDVVSIIHNQEYTRIEHLENAFYPTL encoded by the coding sequence ATGCGAACTACCAAAGAAATTGGAGACGAAGGCGAAGAAATGGCTGCTGCCTACCTTCATGAAAAGGGCTTCGTCATTCTCGAAGAAAAGTGGCGATTCGGACGCGTTGAAGTTGATTTGATAGCTCAAAAAGGCAATGTCATTTCCTTTGTTGAAGTCAAGCTGCGAAAGAACGCTTGGGCCGGCCAACCGTGGGAATTTGTCACAACCTCAAAGCAGCGATCCATCATCAAAGCAGCGGATCGATACGTGCAATGGAAGGTAAATTTCGATCCTGAAATCCGATTTGATGTCGTCTCCATCATTCATAATCAGGAGTATACGCGCATCGAGCACCTAGAAAACGCCTTCTATCCTACCCTCTAA